In Trifolium pratense cultivar HEN17-A07 linkage group LG7, ARS_RC_1.1, whole genome shotgun sequence, a genomic segment contains:
- the LOC123899344 gene encoding FCS-Like Zinc finger 10-like: MLRKRSRSIQKDQHKMGRSDANSDANTDHYSQSHAFGRNIKGNSIFNVPCLFVGLGPKGLLDSDSVRSPTSPLDTKVLSNLGNPVRNQRSSLLEGNQRSWDCSKVGLSIVESLEDCSNCSRFCGKILQSLDGKSVNLSPQRMIETPICQTCMDSFESSKSLPKDFCTENGSVIQKGESESNVLFEIGETSLELDEPFGRTRSCSLDSCKPLKADFGLANSKIDSDIDDFAMKDTTFQVSSSPHFIGGSQNSNPFAPAESKSNTLPFSNEILKSLSTSDIELSEDYTCVISHGPNPKTTHIFGDCILETRPDLFIKNHFKNEETEKEKGMTLIGLQTPNQYPSVAFLSFCDHCNKKLEEGKDIYIYRGEKAFCSLTCREMEIMIDEELEQSNPPSENSPKLKLGEQIFETGIPTTT, from the exons ATGCTGAGGAAGAGAAGTAGATCAATCCAGAAAGATCAACACAAGATGGGTCGTTCCGATGCTAATTCTGATGCTAATACTGATCACTATTCTCAATCTCATGCTTTTGGGCGAAATATCAAAGGCAACTCAATTTTCAATGTTCCTTGTTTGTTTGTGGGTTTGGGTCCTAAAGGGTTGTTGGATTCTGATTCAGTTAGAAGTCCAACTTCACCTTTAGATACGAAAGTTCTTTCGAATTTAGGTAACCCTGTTAGGAACCAAAGATCGTCACTTCTTGAGGGGAACCAAAGGAGTTGGGATTGTTCCAAAGTTGGTCTAAGTATTGTTGAATCTTTGGAAGATTGTAGTAACTGTTCTAGGTTTTGTGGGAAAATTCTTCAATCACTTGATGGCAAGAGTGTTAATCTAAGTCCTCAAAGGATGATCGAAACTCCAATTTGTCAAACTTGTATGGATTCTTTTGAGTCATCTAAGTCTTTGCCTAAAGATTTTTGTACCGAAAATGGATCTGTTATCCAAAAGGGTGAAAGTGAATCCAATGTTCTTTTTGAGATTGGAGAAACTAGCTTAGAGCTTGATGAACCATTTGGGAGAACTAGGTCTTGTTCATTGGATTCATGCAAACCATTGAAAGCTGATTTTGGATTAGCTAATTCCAAAATTGATTCAGATATCGATGATTTTGCTATGAAAGACACAACATTTCAAGTTAGCTCTTCTCCTCATTTTATTGGAGGAAGCCAGAACTCAAATCCCTTTGCACCGGCAGAGTCGAAATCAAACACTCTTCCCTTTTCCAATGAAATCTTGAAGTCTCTATCAACTAGTGATATTGAGCTTTCTGAGGATTATACATGTGTGATTTCCCATGGTCCTAATCCCAAAACAACTCATATTTTTGGCGATTGCATCTTGGAAACTCGTCctgatttatttattaaaaaccATTTTAAGAATGAAGAGACTGAGAAGGAGAAAGGAATGACTCTGATTGGTTTACAGACTCCAAACCAATATCCCTCTGTAGCCTTCCTAAGTTTCTGTGACCATTGCAACAAGAAACTGGAGGAGGGGAAAGATATTTATATCTATAG AGGTGAAAAAGCATTTTGCAGCTTAACTTGCCGCGAAATGGAGATTATGATCGATGAGGAGCTTGAGCAATCCAACCCTCCTTCCGAAAACTCTCCAAAACTTAAACTTGGTGAGCAAATTTTTGAAACAGGCATCCCAACAACTACATAA